CGACATCGAGCCGCACGGGGCCCTCGGGGCCGTCGACCGTGCAGCCGATACGGAAGCCGCGTCTGCGCTGGGCGTCGGGCCGGGCCCGTTCCGGTACGCAGGTGACCGGGTCCGGGAACACCTCTCCGAGCTCGCCGCCGCTGCCGAGCCGCGCCAGCGCCTCGTACGCCCGCAGGGCCACGGTCTTGCCGCTGCCGCTCGGGCCCGCGACGAGGGTCAGTGGTCCCAGCGGGAACCGGACGCGGCGGTGCGTGGCGAAGGCGGCGAGCCGCAGCTCGGTGACGCCCGGGCGGTCGGGGCGCGTCTCCGCCGCCGCGGGAGTCTGGGCCTGGGCGTGGGCCTGGGCCCGAGCGTGGGCCTCCAGGGATGACGCGGTCATATGCGGACGGTAGGCCTCCGTCTGTCAGGCGAACCGTTCCACCCCCGTGTGCTTCCTACTAACGAGGGACCGGATCACCGGACCCCCGGGGCCCGTCAGGCCCCGACACACCCCGATCCCCCAGAGGCCCGTCAGACGCCGGGAACCCTCGCCCCCTCCATCAGCCCCCGCACCTCGGTCCCCGGCGGTGTCAGCAGGAAGACGTTCCGGTCCACCCGGTGCATACCGCTCGCGAGTCCGAAGACCACACCTGTGCTGAAGTCCAGTACCCGCTTGGCGACCTCGGTCTCCGCGCCGGTCAGGTCGAGGAGTACGGGGATGCCCGCCATCAGTGTCTCGGCGACCTCGCGGGCGTCCGCGAAGACGTTGACCCGCAGGACCACGAATCGGCGGCGGGCCTCCGTCTCGGCCTTGGGTATCGACCGGTGGCCGACCGCCGACGGCCAGGCGTCCCGGCCCCGCAACGGAACGACCTGGGCGAGCCCCTCCCACTGTTCGTCGGTGACGTCGTGGCTGCTCACTGGCCCGCCCACCCGAAACCCACCGCCACCCTTGAACGAGGCGCTGCGCGCCGCACCTCTTTCTGCTGGCTCGCACTCAGTATCTGCACCGGGCAATTCTTACGCATGGTCACCCGTCCGGCCCAACAGCGACACGGTCCGCGACGCGGCCGCGTGGACGACGGCTGCGGCAAACTGCCCATAGAAGTCCAAATCGACCCACCGCACAGAGCAATCGAGGCCCCGCATGAGCCTGAGCATCCGCAACCAGCTCCCCGGCACCGTCGACTCCGTCACTCCGGGCGAGGTGATGGCGACGGTGAAGGTCCGTCTTGAGGGCGGCCAGGAGATCACGGCGGCCATCACCCAGGAGGCCGTCGAGGACCTGGGACTGGCTCAGGGGTCCACGGTGCGGGCCCTGGTCAAGTCGACGGAGGTGTCCCTGGCCACCGGCCCGGTGAACGGGGTGAGTATCCGCAACCAACTGCCGGGCACGGTCACCGAAATCGTCACCGGCAGGGCCATGGCACAGGTCAAGGTCGCGGTCGCGGGCGCCGAGATGACCTCCGCGATCACGAAAGACGCGGTCGCGGAACTCGGCCTGGCCGCCGGTTCGTCCGTCGTGGCTCTCATCAAGTCCACCGAGGTGTCGTTGTCCAACGCGTGACGCGCGGGACGGGGCGCCCGCGCGGCGGCACTTGGCCGCGGTGCCCGCCCGGTGGCAGGTTCGCCCTCCGCCGGGCGGGCGTCCGTATCCGCGTACGGGCCATCCGCGTACGGGCCATCCGCGTACGGACCGTATCCGCGTACCGGCGCGCAGGGTTTACGCGTCTCAGGGGTGCCCTACGTCGCCGGCGTCACCGCGCTGACGTGCGGTTCCTGGTCATCGAGGAACTCGACCAGGGCCAGGGCCAGCAGCGCACCCAGCGCGATCCAGAGGGTGACGGCGCCGGTGGGGCGGTCCCAGGCGATCAGCGTGGCGGCCGCGACGGCGACCACCGTCCAGTTCAGCCAGGGCTTGGCCCGGTGCACCCAGCCTCCGATCGGTCCGGGGCCGGGGCCTGCCGCCGTGCGTACGGCGCCGATGCCACCGGTCCAGGCGGCCTTGACCCGGGAGGCCGCCCGGCCGTCGCCGGTCAGCCAGGCCGCGAGCGCCACAACGACGCCGAGGGTGATCACCATGCGTACGGTCGTCCGCAGACTGCGCACCAGCGCGTCGTAGACGGACGCCGCGGCGGGCTGGGAGACCTCGGCCGGCAGGACGTCGAGGTACAGCGCGCGGAAGATCCAGAGCGCCAGTCCGAGGAGCGCGGCACCGGCCGCCACGGCGAGGGCGGCCGCGACGAGGGCACGGCGTCTGCGTACGGCGGTGAGCACACCCGCCGCCGCGAGCACCAGGGCCACCAACGGCAGCCAGAACCCCAGGATTTGCAGCAGCCGGAAGCCCCTCTTCGCCTTTCCGATGGATTTCGAGGTCATGACCGTGAAGTTGGTGTGCACCGCGGGGATCTTGGCCGCCACCGTCAGTCCGCGGTCGACGAGCGCCTGTTTGACCCGGTCGATGACGGGAGCGAGATCGATGACGACGGCGTCGTCGGTGAGTTTCACCGCTCCTCCGCCGCTGCCGGTCAACGCCTTGTCGACGGTGGCGTGAACGCTCCGGTTCAGCTGGGTCCACAGGGTGGCGAACGCGTCGCTGCTGACGA
This genomic interval from Streptomyces dengpaensis contains the following:
- a CDS encoding cell division protein SepF; the encoded protein is MSSHDVTDEQWEGLAQVVPLRGRDAWPSAVGHRSIPKAETEARRRFVVLRVNVFADAREVAETLMAGIPVLLDLTGAETEVAKRVLDFSTGVVFGLASGMHRVDRNVFLLTPPGTEVRGLMEGARVPGV
- a CDS encoding TOBE domain-containing protein; translated protein: MSLSIRNQLPGTVDSVTPGEVMATVKVRLEGGQEITAAITQEAVEDLGLAQGSTVRALVKSTEVSLATGPVNGVSIRNQLPGTVTEIVTGRAMAQVKVAVAGAEMTSAITKDAVAELGLAAGSSVVALIKSTEVSLSNA